The following proteins are encoded in a genomic region of Strix uralensis isolate ZFMK-TIS-50842 unplaced genomic scaffold, bStrUra1 scaffold_223, whole genome shotgun sequence:
- the LOC141938648 gene encoding uncharacterized protein LOC141938648, whose translation MTRPDADGHPGPGAPPETEPREGPVADRGFEANQDSAARRGSEDHLETAARQASVATQGLVANQSSVATQGFKADQDSVAHHGSEAHRGPEDHLETAARQDSFVANQGLVANQGPVARRGSQGPPRAQQQRRLRGPVGLEGLRGLSDTGVGPGPAHGLDLEGHQGPMANAAPVANRGPRGPAASGGPTGPRGPPRGQGQPKPRGPLGPDGQRGPRGPPGGQGRPKPRGPFRGRDRPRLGAPVSRPSPAPPPWPPGPPRPLRAAPRAPAWPWRS comes from the coding sequence ATGACCCGTCCGGACGCCGACGGCCACCCGGGGCCCGGGGCCCCCCCCGAGACTGAGCCCCGCGAAGGCCCCGTGGCCGACCGAGGGTTCGAGGCCAACCAGGACTCTGCGGCCCGTCGGGGCTCCGAGGACCATCTAGAGACCGCGGCCCGCCAGGCCTCCGTGGCCACCCAAGGGTTGGTGGCCAACCAAAGCTCCGTGGCCACCCAAGGGTTCAAGGCCGACCAGGACTCCGTGGCCCACCACGGCTCCGAGGCCCATCGAGGCCCCGAGGACCATCTAGAGACCGCGGCCCGCCAGGACTCGTTCGTGGCCAACCAAGGGTTGGTGGCCAACCAAGGCCCCGTGGCCCGCCGGGGCTCCCAGGGCCCACCGAGAGCCCAACAgcagcggcggctccgcggccccGTTGGACTCGAAGGTCTCCGGGGACTCTCCGACACCGgggtcggccccggccccgcgcacgGGCTGGACCTGGAGGGCCACCAAGGCCCGATGGCCAACGCGGCCCCCGTGGCCAACCGcgggccccgcggcccggccgctTCTGGGGGTCCAACAGGCCCCCGCGGCCCGCCCAGAGGTCAAGGTCAACCGAAGCCTCGTGGCCCCCTCGGGCCCGATGGCCAACGTGGCCCCCGCGGCCCACCCGGAGGTCAAGGTCGACCGAAGCCCCGCGGCCCGTTCAGAGGCCGAGACCGGCCCAGACTCGGGGCCCCCGTCTCGAGGCCGAGTCCCGCCCCCCCTCCGTGGCCACCCGGGCCACCCCGTCCCCTGCGCGCGGCCCCTCGGGCGCCCGCCTGGCCCTGGCGCTCTTGA